In Manis javanica isolate MJ-LG chromosome X, MJ_LKY, whole genome shotgun sequence, the DNA window AGTCTAACAAGGATCTAAGGGGAGTCTGTATGCTAATGGCATGGCTCCTCTTTTGTGGCCACTCTTTTCTATGTTTTCCCACCTCAATTTCTAGGCACTGTGGCAGCTATACACTCTGACCTCTAACTTGTCAACCCAATAAGACTCTTGCTTTCTGCATAAGCTCTACTACCCATGCTCAGTATGGACTTGAAAACACCCCAAGAGGAAAAGCCAGTTAAATGTAGTTCTCATCtagtttatttctcttctttcaaggGTTGTATCTACTCTGGTTGCCTGTTTAGGTTGTTCCCTAGTGCCTTCAAacataaaatatcattgatatacaatcttaagaaggcaaacatttttaaaaaatattttttccagagtTTACACTAGCTATCGGGTGAAATGTTATCTGATACAAGCTACTCTGCCATTATTGCAAGCAGAATGTACCtgaatatgttattatttttaaacattttgttttggtGTCCTGTTTTTCTGGATCACTAGGTATATACTTAGTTTTTCATATTGGATAAATCAATACTGGAGTTTGGTTGTCTGTTCTGAGAATTTACTTGATTTGATTTAAATGTCACTAAATAATCCTGTAACTTAGTTACTCCTAATGGCTCTCAAAGTTCAAGAGGTTGAAAACAGGTCTCTAAACAATGACAACATCTTGAGTgtttagttaaaatttaaaataaacttcagtCTATTTTCTGAAATAGGTAATACATTCACATGGTTCAAAATTTGACAGGAAAAAAGGATATACAATAAGAAGTTTCACTCCCACCCCCCTGGCACATGTTTTTTAATAACTGGCAACTACATTTTTGATCTCTTGCATTATACAAGCAAAATGATTGTATTCTGTCATAATCCCATGAATTCCTTggcagagaattttttaaaaaatcagtgacaTCCTCCAACAGGAATCATTACAGAGGAAGACATCAATTCCATTTAGTtctgcaaacatttactgagccgtACAGTGTGCCCAGAACGTTAGCTATTGTCAAGTAGAAACATGAGTCATATGGTTGAGATTGCACTTCTCTTAattagaaaggagaagagagTAGAATAAAGGACTATTTGTAAGGAAATCTGATGCCTTCTATTTGACCCAGTTGGAAGAGTTAATAGAAAAAGGTCCCACCTCTGTCCAGCTGACACCTGGAGTTAAGGTTATATTCTTGGCCCTGTCTCTCTAACAGGGTGTCCCTCCAGCCCAGCAGCTGCTCTTTTTACAGCCAAGCTCAGCAAAGGGTCCAAGAATCTTGATGGAAGCTTGGTGTCTAGTTCACAGTTCTCAAAAGCTAAGTTAAGCCTCTGAAATGTCAGAATGTGGAACTAGCTACAGTTTACAATTGAAGAGTTGTTCAAAGGGCTGAGTGTTCTCCAGCCAAGTCTGAAAGGGCTGAATCCCCTTCCCAGCAGCTGAGAAAACATGGAGTGTCCACAACAGATGTACTGACAAGACACTGGAAGTGCAGCAAATCTAGAGAGGCAGCAGCAAGTATATTCTACACATGCCTTGTGTGGTCACACTTTCGGGTTCCCGCAGTGGCTTGGGTAGGCCAGCTAGGGTAATGTGTACATGGTGAAAGGGACACATGGTAGGCCAGGGTGTTTGCTATGAATTTGGGAGTGCtgctgaggagagggagaaattgTGAATATCAGTGGTTAGCTTTACACTGGGTTCCTCTGTTCCTCTGCAGGAATTTCACATCACGCACACTCCACCTGCGAGCTGCTGCtggccagaaaaataaaatctgtgcaTTTTCTATGGGACTAAAGATGGGGCTTGGGACCTTTGGCTACTGCAGGGCATCACACCATGCAATTTTGCTTTGCTGCAGATGGCAAGCCTACTGGAGGGCTTTGAAGTCTTTATCTGATCCTCCATTCAAATGCtcacaacaaaattaatttatatgcACCATTCTTTCCTGTGATGATGTAAAAATGTCTCTAGAGAGCAAGGGCTGGTGAGTGGAAATTAACTGCACAGCgcatataattattttcttgagCTGCAGAAGGTCACTGATAGTTTATTTGGTATTCTGTCCTTGTGGCTTAATTTTAGtgactgttaaagaaaaaaaagatctgcaagcttttctttcatttccaaccTCCTGTTCCTTAATCCTCTCTTCTTCAGGAGGCTTAATTTGCCCAGTGGGGTTTTCAGGACTTGAATTCTTATGGTAGGAGGGACTAGAGCTAcaccaatagaaatataatacatGCCACGTGTGTTTAAATTTCCTAAGTAGCCAGTAAGAGGAAACAgtttacattaattttaatattttagttaaCCCAGCATATCTAAAGTATCATTTCACCATGtaagtattataaaaattattgatgagataatttaccttttttttgtaCTAAACAGATATTTGAGATCTGGATTGTATTTTATACTTCAACAGCACATCTCATTTTGGGCTAGCCACGTTTCAAATGCCCAATAGCTACATGTGCCTAGTGGCTACAATACCAGACAGCCCAGGACTAGAGCCCAGGCCACAGTGATACCTTCCAGGTCCTCCTACACATGCAGACAATGAATCTTCTAAGCCTCATTCTAGAAGAGCGCGAGTGATGATACAGTCAGGAGGGGGTTTAGAATGGGGTCAGATACCAGAATTCCAGATGAGTTTTGCTGATGAAAATAACTAGAAAGCAAAGGGGAGGGCATCATGGATGGAGAACCTTGTATAAGGTCTGGAGGCAGAAAGAGGCCATTTGGAGGACACGTTATGTAGGAGGTATGAGAACTTGGTGGAGGGCTGAATCCTGCCATGTGGACAGGTAGCATTTTACCTGGGGCAACCCGTGGGCTGACTGtccctttttttgtcttttctctcccctcctcaatcccccatccccaccccagcagTGGTCCTTGGCCTACCCAGTGCTGGGGCCCCTGAGGCCTGCACGCGCACCTGCCCCGCAGCCTGTGTCTGCAGCAGCACAGAGCATGGCTGCCAGGTGCGCTGCGACCGCGCCGGCCTCCTGCGGGTGCCAGACGAGTTCCCATGCGAGGCGGCCTCCATCGACCTGGACCGCAACGGCCTGCGCCTCCTGGGCGAACGGGCTTTTGGCACGCTGCCGTCGCTGCGCCGCCTGTCGCTGCGCCACAACAACCTGTCCTTCATCACGCCCGGCGCCTTTAAGGGCCTGTCGCGACTGGTTGAGCTGCACCTGGCACACAACGGTGACCTGCGCTACCTGCACGCGCGCACCTTCACGGCGCTGGGCCGCCTACTCCGCCTCGATCTGGCCGCCTGTCGCCTCTTCAGTGTGCCCGAGCGCCTCCTGGCCGAGCTGCCCGCCTTGCGCGAGCTCGCCGCCTTCGACAACCTGTTCCGCCGTGTGCCCAGCGCTCTGCGTGGCCTGGCCAACCTGACGCAGGCGCACCTGGAGCGCAGCCGCATTGAAGCCGTGGCCTCCAGCTCGCTGCAGGGCCTGCGGCGCCTGCGCTCGCTCAGCCTGCAGGTCAACCGCATCCGCACTGTGCACTCTGGCGCCTTCCGTGACTGCGGCGCCCTGGAGCACCTGCTGCTCAATGACAACCTGCTGGCCGCGCTGCCGGCTGAGGCCTTCCGCGGCCTGCACCGCTTGCGCATGCTCAACCTGGGCGGCAACGCGCTGGGCCTCGTGTCACGTGCGTGGTTCACTGACCTGGCCGAGCTTGAGCTGCTCTACTTGGACCGCAACAGTATCGCCTTCGTGGAGGAGGGTGCCTTCCAGAACCTCTCAGGACTCCTCACTCTGCACCTCAACAGCAACCACCTTATGGTGCTCACTGGGGCCGCCTTCCAGCCTGGCTTTTTCCTGGGTCGCCTCTTTCTCTTTCACAACCCGTGGCGCTGCGACTGCCGCCTGAAGTGGCTGCAGGACTGGATGGAGAGCTCTGGGTATGTAGCTGATGTGCTGTGTGTCTCCCCCAGCTCTGTGGCGGGCCTGGACATCTGCCAGGTGGCTTTTGGACGCTCCTCTGAAGGCCTCTGTGTGGACCCCGAGGAGCTGAACCTCACCATGTCCAGTCCAGGCCCGTCCCCAGAACCAGAGGCCACCACGGTGAGCAGGTTCAGCAGTCTTCTCTCCAAGCTCTTGGCCCCGAGGGCCCCAGCAGAGCAGGCCGCCAACACCACTGAGGGGCTGGTCAATGCCTCGCTGTCGAACAGCCTTCTCTCTTATGGAATGGGAGGCTCGGGCCATAACACCAGGTTTCTCTTTGGCTCTAGTCTCCTGCTCAGTGTGGCCCACCACGTGGTATTTGTCTAGAGGTGAACTGACCCTGCCACACTGGGATGGCCCAAATTGCCTTGGACAGTGGAGGAAAGTTTCATTAACTGGGCTTGAGGGTGTTTGTGGTGGGGGAAAAGGGGAACAGGTTGGGGCAGGTGGTGAAAATTCCAGCAGAGGTAGGAAGAAACACTTTGCCTACAAAGAGGGCCCTAGGAAGAGGGGAACCCTGGGAAATGCCATGGTggtggctgggggtggaggggatgcAGGATGGATTTCTGCTCATGTCACATGGGCATCAGCTGGAAGAAAAGACTAGGAATTGGAAGCTCCTAGGGCTACAGGGCTCcatccccaacccttccccccaCCTTCCAGGATACAGTCCACAATGCCTGAATTAGAATCAATCCATTGGCTAAATAAATACTAAGAACTGTGCCAATTCTTATAGCCAGACAACCCAGTAAACTCAATCCCT includes these proteins:
- the NYX gene encoding nyctalopin; protein product: MKSHRLLVLLLHAVVLGLPSAGAPEACTRTCPAACVCSSTEHGCQVRCDRAGLLRVPDEFPCEAASIDLDRNGLRLLGERAFGTLPSLRRLSLRHNNLSFITPGAFKGLSRLVELHLAHNGDLRYLHARTFTALGRLLRLDLAACRLFSVPERLLAELPALRELAAFDNLFRRVPSALRGLANLTQAHLERSRIEAVASSSLQGLRRLRSLSLQVNRIRTVHSGAFRDCGALEHLLLNDNLLAALPAEAFRGLHRLRMLNLGGNALGLVSRAWFTDLAELELLYLDRNSIAFVEEGAFQNLSGLLTLHLNSNHLMVLTGAAFQPGFFLGRLFLFHNPWRCDCRLKWLQDWMESSGYVADVLCVSPSSVAGLDICQVAFGRSSEGLCVDPEELNLTMSSPGPSPEPEATTVSRFSSLLSKLLAPRAPAEQAANTTEGLVNASLSNSLLSYGMGGSGHNTRFLFGSSLLLSVAHHVVFV